TTTCAGGCTATGGAGGCTATGACGATTACAATGGCTATAATGATGGCTATGGATTTGGGTCAGATAGATTTGGAAGAGGTAAGGTAAGAATTGAATTTCTCAGTTGAAGGATGCTTACACTCTTGTCCATCTAGACCTCAATTACTGTTTTTCAGGAATGTCTGATCACAGATATGGGGATGGTGGCTCTACTTTCCAGAGCACAACAGGACACTGTGTACACATGCGTGGATTACCTTACAGAGCTACTGAGAATGACATTTATAATGTAAGTGTAAGATGAACTCACAAGTCAGTATTTCAGTATGGCAGTAAAAGTCTGagccttattttataaatgtgagcACTATGttagaaattttagttttattttgtaacATTAGAAAGTTCTTTAATTCTTTGAAATGCCTTGTGTTGTAGTTTTTTTCACCGCTCAATCCTGTGAGAGTACACATTGAAATTGGTCCTGATGGCAGAGTAACTGGTGAAGCGGATGTCGAGTTTGCAACTCATGAAGATGCTGTGGCAGCTATGTCAAAAGACAAAGCAAATATGCGTAAGTGTGATTGAGCATTTGTGGGCTCTTAACAGGTGATTGTGTGACTAACATTTAcaatagagaaatggaaaaataaggaTGTATGAGAAGTTTCCTCTCCAGTAATAAAGATTAATTCTTGGGGGATGGGGGGGCAGTGTGTTGAAGGTttgggttttaaaaattagtataacGGATTTGTGATATGCATATCTTGAAGTGTATATCCTTAATTGACAATATAGATGAACATGTAAAGGCTAGATTTTGGAGTTAAAAGTAGAACACCTAAGAGAAGTAGCTAGAATTTTCTTTGCCAAAGTATTTGAAGTTCgcagatctgcttgtttaaaaacttagtGCTTATCCTGTTTTGTTCACCAACaaacattttcaaacttttttttttctcatttcagaaCACAGATATGTAGAACTCTTCTTGAATTCTACAGCAGGAGCAAGCGGTGGTGCTTACGGTAGCCAAATGCTAGGAGGCATGGGTTTGTGTAAATATCActttagtgtctttttttttaagctaaccttgtatgccttttctctcaTTTCAGAACACAGATATGTAGAACTCTTCTTGAATTCTACAGCAGGAGCAAGCGGTGGTGCTTATGGTAGCCAAATGATGGGAGGCATGGGCTTGTGTAAATAtcgttagtttttttaaaaaccaaaacgtTTATATCTGTATAAGTTAATTATAAGTTAAgttaatctatttatttaataagtTTAGCATAACAAACTTAGGCAAAGAAAGCAGTTTCTTGATATTTGAATTTTGTATCTGGCATACTTAAATCCTTGTGAGTTATGAAGTTCCTTAGGATAGATAATTCAAATTAGATTTAAGTACTCTTGGGGGAGGGGACTACGGAGTGAAACTACTTAAATTTTCTAAGTATAAATTTTAAATCTGAAATAGCAAAACAGGATTAAGATGTGGGCATAATTAGGTGTATTGACATGCCTTTGATGTATCAAACTAAGGGGGGACCCCACTAAATCCAGTCAGGCAGTTTCATGAGATCTTCATAAAATGCCTCTTACTTATGGAATCATGGATTTTAGTCCTGCTGATGTATATACCGTTAGCACTTTGGTTTATAAATATTTGACTAGCTCAATGATGGGTAGAAGGATAGCCTGGTTATAGACAGTAGGCAGAAGGAGGCAGAGGGTTATAGTAATATCAGATCAAGACTGGAAGATCATAGATATAGAATTACAAGCCCGGTACCACCAGGTACCACATTACATAAGGAACAGGgttctaatattttcttaacttaacagcaaaccagtccaGTTATGGGGGTCCAGCCAGCCAGCAGCTGAGTGGTGGTTATGGAGGCGGCTATGGTGGCCAGAGCAGCATGAGTGGATACGGTaagcttgttttttttaatattcttagaaTAAGTTTTAGGCAGGTTTCTTTAGTTGGGAAGATGCAGGCTCCTTCTTGGTGAAATTGGGTTATTAAATGTATGCTTTCAATCCAAATGTAACTTTTTACTAGCTAATTTTCAGAAACATTGGGAGGGGGAAGTGTTCTTTGAATTAAAAACTAGTCATTGCAGCTTTGGAATACTGTCGAGCCAGAAAATATCTGCCTCCATttgttaaaacattaaataaagttgttgacttttttgtcttttggttAGCATTAAGTCAATTTTAGATGGAGGGAGAATTTGAaatagtagaatggtggttgggTTCAGGACCGTATTTATTAGTTAGTTAACCTAggattggttttatttattttttttcaattggtCTAAAGAATGGTGATTTTGGTATTATAGTCTTACCCTACAAAATCCTTTTGCAGACCAAGTTTTACAGGAAAACTCCAGTGATTTTCAATCAAACATTGCATaggtaaatattttctcaaaaaatataaattcccAATAGCAAATACTGATATGTTGTAATACTTTCTATAGCAGTCAATGGCTCTGACTTAACTCCATGGAGGCTGCCATTTGGGCACAGTGAGTTGCCTTTAGTCCAGCTTGGTTGTCTCACTTCCTGCCCACCATGAATAGGAAAAGCAAGAGACTTCCCCTGTGCTCCCTTTTCTCAAATGCCATTCGAGGGACACATTGTGAATGTttatggtaaatttttttttaaaatgccttgTTTAGCTTTAAAAATACGAAGTAATTTTGCAATTTTTGAAAAACActagttttcctttaaacttaatttttcatGTTGATCCTGAAGAATCCGTTAAAATGGTAGCACAAGAGTCTGGCAAGTTGGTACTGCAGAGAAAAGGGGTTAATTGAGGCTTGTTTGGAGTCGGGATTCCCCTTTCCCAAACATGCGTCTCGCCACTTGGACAGCAGCCATTTGTACTCgtatactttttaaactttttcttggaatactatattttatttgactGGTAGTCTGACATTACTCCTAACTTGTCAAATTGATCTCTTTGCAGGTAACCAAGGAGCAGTGAACAGCAGCTACTACAGTAGTGGAAGCCGTGCATCTATGGGCGTGAACGGAATGGGAGGGATGTCTAGCATGTCCAGTATGAGTGGTGGATGGGGAATGTAATTGATCCATCCTGATCACTGACTCttggtcaactttttttttttttaagaaaaaacaa
The Symphalangus syndactylus isolate Jambi chromosome 7, NHGRI_mSymSyn1-v2.1_pri, whole genome shotgun sequence genome window above contains:
- the HNRNPH1 gene encoding heterogeneous nuclear ribonucleoprotein H isoform X1 codes for the protein MMLGTEGGEGFVVKVRGLPWSCSADEVQRFFSDCKIQNGAQGIRFIYTREGRPSGEAFVELESEDEVKLALKKDRETMGHRYVEVFKSNNVEMDWVLKHTGPNSPDTANDGFVRLRGLPFGCSKEEIVQFFSGLEIVPNGITLPVDFQGRSTGEAFVQFASQEIAEKALKKHKERIGHRYIEIFKSSRAEVRTHYDPPRKLMAMQRPGPYDRPGAGRGYNSIGRGAGFERMRRGAYGGGYGGYDDYNGYNDGYGFGSDRFGRDLNYCFSGMSDHRYGDGGSTFQSTTGHCVHMRGLPYRATENDIYNFFSPLNPVRVHIEIGPDGRVTGEADVEFATHEDAVAAMSKDKANMQHRYVELFLNSTAGASGGAYEHRYVELFLNSTAGASGGAYGSQMMGGMGLCKYPNQSSYGGPASQQLSGGYGGGYGGQSSMSGYGNQGAVNSSYYSSGSRASMGVNGMGGMSSMSSMSGGWGM
- the HNRNPH1 gene encoding heterogeneous nuclear ribonucleoprotein H isoform X15, whose translation is MAMQRPGPYDRPGAGRGYNSIGRGAGFERMRRGAYGGGYGGYDDYNGYNDGYGFGSDRFGRDLNYCFSGMSDHRYGDGGSTFQSTTGHCVHMRGLPYRATENDIYNFFSPLNPVRVHIEIGPDGRVTGEADVEFATHEDAVAAMSKDKANMQHRYVELFLNSTAGASGGAYEHRYVELFLNSTAGASGGAYGSQMMGGMGLSNQSSYGGPASQQLSGGYGGGYGGQSSMSGYGNQGAVNSSYYSSGSRASMGVNGMGGMSSMSSMSGGWGM
- the HNRNPH1 gene encoding heterogeneous nuclear ribonucleoprotein H isoform X14; translation: MFSLPSPPLPYEQCFRYIEIFKSSRAEVRTHYDPPRKLMAMQRPGPYDRPGAGRGYNSIGRGAGFERMRRGAYGGGYGGYDDYNGYNDGYGFGSDRFGRDLNYCFSGMSDHRYGDGGSTFQSTTGHCVHMRGLPYRATENDIYNFFSPLNPVRVHIEIGPDGRVTGEADVEFATHEDAVAAMSKDKANMQHRYVELFLNSTAGASGGAYEHRYVELFLNSTAGASGGAYGSQMMGGMGLSNQSSYGGPASQQLSGGYGGGYGGQSSMSGYDQVLQENSSDFQSNIA